A window of the Dromaius novaehollandiae isolate bDroNov1 unplaced genomic scaffold, bDroNov1.hap1 HAP1_SCAFFOLD_40, whole genome shotgun sequence genome harbors these coding sequences:
- the LOC135326761 gene encoding kinase non-catalytic C-lobe domain-containing protein 1-like translates to MEGVGAAEAGFYAEEEAEEAVSCYDFEPLPTLLEDEENVSLADILSLRDNCLTEQDIWAICLECSRSLKSIAHSVIFQTLCITPDTLAFNTNGNVCFMEQLSDDPEGTFVPPEFDITGNTFEASL, encoded by the exons ATGGAGGGTGtcggcgccgccgaggccggtTTCTAcgcggaggaggaggcggaggaggcggTGAGCTGCTACGACTTCGAGCCGCTGCCCACCCTGCTGGAGGACGAG GAGAATGTGTCCCTTGCTGATATTTTGTCACTGCGGGATAACTGTCTCACGGAGCAAGATATCTGGGCAATTTGCCTGGAGTGCAGCCGCTCTCTGAAGAGCATTGCCCATTCTGTGATCTTCCAGACACTCTGCATCACTCCTGACACTTTGGCTTTTAACACCAATGGCAATGTATGCTTCATGGAACAGCTCAGTG atgatccAGAGGGCACCTTTGTACCACCAGAATTTGATATCACTGGCAACACTTTTGAGGCAAGTTTATAA